One stretch of Filifactor alocis ATCC 35896 DNA includes these proteins:
- a CDS encoding DNA topoisomerase 3 has translation MEHKLVIAEKPSVAISIAKVIGAKNKKDGYYEGNGYKVSWCVGHLIQMANPDAYDEKYAKWKIDDLPIITKEYKYEVAKATKKQFAVLKKLMNDKEIDTVINACDAGREGEAIFRLVYLQASCKKKMKRLWISSMEDSAIKDGFDNLKDGNVYDNLFESAQARAIADWLVGMNISRLYSCLYKQNYSVGRVQTPTLSMIVKRDDEIANFKKEKYYTVELELDGFTLSTERIDSLEVAEQLKNLLECRIEITDVIQTEKITKPDLPFDLTTLQRECNKHFGYSAKQTLDYAQSLYEKKLITYPRTDSRCLTEDMITSTVNNILGKNDFDTERIRVVFNSKKVTDHHAIIPTVSSMSEDLSSIPESEAKVYRLISNKLHASVGYPLIENTTKIVATFDGFEFTSSGKVIVDEGFTKYLKEYMSKKNEEPVLPEINVGDVLEIKEKEIKEKYTQAPKHFTENTLLKAMEIAGNDGLDKNVEVERKGLGTPATRAGIIENLIYKGFIERDKKNLIATNKGISLITIVADTFKSAETTAKWEMELSDISQGKSSKEEFLNTIEHEIRNELSHYKKE, from the coding sequence ATGGAACATAAACTTGTGATAGCAGAAAAACCGAGCGTAGCCATATCTATCGCAAAGGTTATCGGAGCGAAAAATAAAAAGGACGGATATTACGAGGGAAACGGCTATAAAGTATCATGGTGCGTTGGACACTTAATTCAGATGGCAAATCCCGATGCTTACGATGAAAAATATGCAAAATGGAAGATTGATGACTTGCCGATTATTACAAAAGAGTACAAATATGAAGTGGCAAAGGCAACAAAGAAGCAGTTTGCAGTCCTAAAAAAACTGATGAATGATAAGGAGATTGATACTGTTATCAATGCCTGCGATGCAGGTCGTGAGGGAGAAGCAATCTTTAGACTTGTATATCTTCAGGCAAGCTGTAAAAAGAAGATGAAAAGGCTTTGGATTTCCTCCATGGAAGATTCTGCAATTAAAGACGGCTTTGATAATCTAAAAGACGGAAATGTTTATGATAATCTCTTTGAATCAGCACAGGCAAGAGCCATTGCAGATTGGCTTGTTGGAATGAATATCAGTAGGCTCTATTCTTGCTTATATAAGCAAAATTATAGTGTTGGCAGAGTTCAGACACCTACCCTTTCCATGATTGTAAAAAGAGATGACGAGATAGCAAACTTTAAGAAAGAAAAATACTATACGGTAGAACTTGAACTTGACGGCTTTACTCTCTCGACAGAACGAATTGACAGCTTGGAAGTGGCGGAACAGCTTAAAAACTTACTCGAATGCAGGATAGAAATTACGGATGTGATACAGACAGAAAAAATTACTAAACCTGATTTGCCTTTTGACCTTACAACACTTCAAAGAGAGTGCAACAAGCATTTCGGATATAGTGCCAAGCAGACACTTGACTATGCACAAAGCCTGTATGAAAAAAAGCTGATTACCTATCCAAGAACAGACAGCAGATGTTTAACCGAAGATATGATTACAAGTACCGTCAATAATATTTTGGGCAAAAACGACTTTGATACAGAGCGTATCAGGGTAGTATTCAACTCTAAAAAAGTTACGGATCACCATGCGATTATTCCGACAGTAAGTTCAATGAGTGAAGATTTATCAAGTATTCCGGAGAGTGAAGCAAAAGTATATAGGCTTATTTCTAATAAGCTCCATGCAAGTGTGGGTTATCCTTTAATCGAGAATACTACTAAGATTGTAGCAACTTTTGACGGCTTTGAGTTTACAAGCTCAGGTAAGGTAATTGTAGATGAGGGCTTTACAAAGTATTTGAAAGAATATATGTCTAAGAAAAATGAGGAACCTGTTTTGCCGGAGATAAATGTGGGCGATGTCCTTGAAATAAAGGAGAAAGAGATTAAAGAAAAGTACACTCAAGCTCCGAAACACTTTACAGAAAATACGCTCTTAAAGGCGATGGAGATAGCCGGAAATGATGGTTTAGATAAGAATGTGGAAGTCGAGAGAAAAGGACTGGGAACACCCGCAACTCGTGCAGGCATTATTGAAAACCTGATTTACAAAGGCTTTATCGAAAGAGATAAAAAGAATCTAATTGCAACCAATAAAGGAATCAGTCTTATAACGATTGTAGCAGATACCTTTAAATCAGCAGAAACAACTGCAAAGTGGGAAATGGAGTTATCAGATATTTCACAAGGAAAATCTTCAAAGGAAGAATTTTTAAATACAATAGAACATGAGATAAGAAATGAGCTATCTCATTACAAAAAGGAGTAG
- a CDS encoding AlbA family DNA-binding domain-containing protein — protein MNLKDYLGETNLYDKKEKLELNKPKSWLKSVSAFANGRGGKLIFGVKEDNEVLGIDDYQKDSENISEIIKTKMDSIPEFDMEIEELEGKIILILNIYQGKNTPYFVVDAGSRTAYKRVGNQSVPATRIDLFNMSLKGQKVTYDSLESDKKIEDVTFRELAIEYKKRTLKEFEEKDLNSFGLVNEEGHLTIAGSLFADGYQVYQSRVFCTRWNGLNKANGLMDALDDEEFEGNIIYLLKAAMDFVKRNSKKMWKKGPMYRIEYPEYPERAVQEGIVNALIHRDYSVIGSEVHLDIYDDRLEIYSPGGMYDGSFVQNIDPYNVSSSRRNPVLADLFARMDLMERRGSGLRKIIEAYEFEENYKEELKPKFRSTESAFFTILKNLNYNVGQNVGQNVGQNVGQKLKPDDRRKQIIEIIEGNSQVTALDLSKIFYVSERTIERDLKKLTEEKVIEYTGSAKDGYWIVKK, from the coding sequence TTGAATTTAAAAGACTATTTAGGAGAAACTAACCTTTATGATAAAAAGGAAAAACTTGAATTAAATAAACCGAAATCTTGGTTGAAATCCGTATCAGCTTTTGCAAATGGCAGGGGTGGAAAGTTAATATTTGGAGTGAAAGAAGATAATGAAGTTTTGGGAATTGATGACTACCAAAAAGACTCTGAAAATATTAGTGAAATCATAAAAACTAAAATGGACTCCATACCGGAATTTGATATGGAGATAGAAGAACTTGAAGGAAAGATAATACTAATATTAAATATTTATCAAGGGAAAAACACTCCTTACTTTGTAGTGGATGCAGGTTCAAGGACAGCATATAAAAGAGTGGGCAATCAAAGTGTCCCTGCTACAAGAATAGATTTGTTCAATATGTCTTTAAAAGGGCAAAAAGTAACTTATGATTCATTGGAGTCGGACAAAAAAATTGAAGATGTAACTTTTAGGGAGCTGGCTATTGAATATAAAAAGAGAACATTAAAAGAGTTTGAAGAAAAAGATTTAAATTCGTTTGGTTTAGTGAATGAAGAAGGGCATCTGACGATAGCAGGAAGTCTTTTCGCAGACGGATACCAAGTTTATCAATCAAGAGTTTTTTGCACAAGATGGAACGGGCTTAATAAGGCAAATGGACTTATGGACGCTTTAGATGATGAGGAATTTGAGGGAAATATTATATATTTGTTAAAGGCAGCTATGGATTTTGTAAAGCGAAATTCAAAAAAGATGTGGAAAAAAGGACCTATGTACAGAATAGAATATCCTGAATATCCTGAAAGAGCGGTACAGGAAGGGATAGTAAATGCACTTATTCATAGGGATTATTCAGTCATAGGAAGTGAAGTACATTTAGATATTTATGATGACAGGTTGGAAATTTACTCTCCTGGAGGTATGTATGACGGTTCTTTCGTGCAAAATATTGACCCATATAATGTATCATCTTCCAGAAGAAATCCGGTGCTTGCAGATTTATTTGCACGAATGGATTTAATGGAAAGACGTGGCTCAGGACTTAGAAAAATTATTGAAGCCTATGAATTTGAAGAAAATTACAAAGAAGAATTGAAACCTAAATTCAGGTCAACAGAAAGTGCATTTTTTACGATTTTGAAGAATTTGAATTATAATGTCGGTCAAAATGTCGGTCAAAATGTCGGTCAAAATGTCGGTCAAAAACTAAAACCTGATGATAGGCGAAAACAGATTATTGAGATTATTGAGGGGAATTCACAAGTTACTGCCCTTGATCTATCAAAAATATTCTATGTTTCAGAGCGAACAATAGAGAGGGATTTGAAAAAATTAACTGAAGAAAAAGTAATTGAATATACCGGTAGTGCTAAAGACGGCTATTGGATAGTAAAGAAATAA
- a CDS encoding CD1107 family mobile element protein codes for MKTKLKNRRTQLKRVFCVWMLLLIAIIHTNTAFAQVKESEAEKQTEQETEQVQEKKEEKVLRFPNKLEAKEPPKNSIDNGNSSNNTGIATEPSTSKAQLIENVNNANGDYPIHHGNVNGEIKDKYSADARQFITFKTKSGKTFHLIINHDEEGQNVMLLTEVSEDDLLNMVEKKEKPKEEVKKIEEPLPVEEIKKEEPKKEESKGGGSYIFLGIIVLAVVGAGYYFKIYKKKQEDDAEEDEEYDEFEDEYEREGSAEDSEEKEQQNIDDMAIDSYDEDEE; via the coding sequence ATGAAAACCAAATTGAAAAATAGGAGAACACAATTAAAAAGAGTATTTTGCGTATGGATGCTGCTTCTTATTGCTATCATCCATACAAATACGGCTTTTGCTCAGGTAAAAGAAAGCGAAGCGGAAAAACAAACGGAGCAGGAAACAGAGCAGGTACAGGAGAAAAAAGAAGAAAAAGTGCTGCGATTTCCAAATAAACTGGAAGCCAAAGAACCACCAAAGAACAGTATAGATAATGGAAACAGTTCAAATAATACGGGAATTGCGACAGAGCCAAGCACCTCTAAAGCACAGCTCATAGAAAATGTAAACAACGCAAATGGAGATTATCCTATTCATCATGGAAATGTTAACGGAGAGATAAAAGATAAATACTCCGCCGATGCCAGACAATTTATTACCTTTAAGACTAAGTCCGGCAAAACTTTCCATCTTATCATCAACCACGATGAAGAAGGACAAAATGTTATGCTTCTTACAGAAGTTTCAGAAGATGATCTGCTCAATATGGTGGAGAAAAAAGAAAAACCAAAAGAGGAGGTCAAGAAGATAGAAGAACCTTTGCCGGTAGAAGAAATCAAAAAAGAAGAGCCGAAAAAGGAAGAAAGCAAAGGCGGAGGCTCTTATATTTTCTTAGGAATCATCGTTCTTGCAGTAGTTGGAGCAGGATATTACTTTAAAATTTACAAGAAAAAACAGGAAGATGATGCAGAAGAAGATGAAGAATATGACGAATTTGAAGATGAGTATGAAAGAGAGGGCAGTGCAGAAGATTCGGAAGAAAAGGAACAGCAAAATATAGATGATATGGCAATAGATTCTTATGATGAAGATGAGGAATAA
- a CDS encoding C40 family peptidase, with protein sequence MRYAKNREKLLNQEKQSVQHKIQTNYETESPKNLNEALLKEEMSGEELPLHERKRSNNSYRGYKDNNLDKNISSYRSSDTGNINQNSTSFQAEKRRKKMQKKINKFQKEEKEVYDPLSKDMDNDGVIDRYDVDFRDSKVSYRTLTDDEKYDNRQNDKEKIYDEYVKNPKSKNNRYKHYAKDTFLKESPKSEKQKKYVRSNFDDKEFTRNKDTKKDSFQDVNDKRKTADKDPSQKRKGKFENQEKKISKLRQKKQKQEQKLKNKGIDGKAQSAKSAVIATGMVNRYLESGKEDNAGVDAAYKVSDQVENISRKIYHHGKKKNLRRQKKITKLGKNIENQEKKLFFQKNMEEMKKSADYQNTSRLRQFFKRRQYKKQIQKKYKDSVKNRIKKSLIESSKHFGEFVKSRGKKAVFLLLLAVGIFFMLFQAGSMMMNMGTGMVGNTVGTTYLSSEDVLKETNQEFSSLEQALQEEMDSVEENHPGYDEYIVKGKEKIGHDVHELLSYITARYGIVKNISEVESELQSLFQNMYTLTYKEEIEIRYKTVTSSYTDADGNEHTESHEEPYEYKKLIVTLEKREMDSIIREVFQSYPDNLSHYEILLASKGNMELIFGNGSGDFSEIINNPDFSNPGLEFNEESVKRIVHEAEKHIGKRYVFGANGPNNFDCSSFVCWTYTHSGIKNMPRTTAWGIYKNYCNPVSPSEAKAGDIIFFKGTYNSGSPISHVGIYVGGGYMIHAGDPIQYARIDTPYWRDHFYGFGRPK encoded by the coding sequence ATGAGGTATGCAAAGAATAGAGAAAAACTGTTAAATCAAGAAAAACAGTCTGTTCAACATAAAATTCAAACTAATTATGAAACAGAATCCCCCAAAAATTTGAATGAAGCTTTATTGAAAGAGGAAATGTCGGGAGAAGAACTTCCTTTACACGAAAGAAAGCGATCAAATAATTCGTATAGAGGATATAAGGACAATAACTTAGATAAAAATATATCTTCTTATCGTTCATCGGATACGGGAAATATAAATCAAAATAGCACTTCTTTTCAAGCCGAAAAACGTAGAAAAAAGATGCAAAAGAAGATCAATAAATTTCAAAAGGAAGAAAAGGAAGTCTATGATCCATTATCGAAAGATATGGATAACGATGGCGTAATAGACAGATACGATGTGGATTTTAGGGATAGTAAAGTATCCTATCGAACTCTTACAGATGATGAAAAGTATGATAATAGGCAAAATGATAAGGAAAAAATTTATGATGAATATGTAAAAAATCCAAAATCCAAGAATAATCGATACAAACATTATGCAAAAGATACCTTTTTAAAAGAAAGTCCAAAATCGGAAAAGCAGAAGAAATATGTGAGGAGTAATTTTGATGATAAGGAGTTCACAAGAAATAAGGATACGAAAAAGGATTCATTTCAGGATGTAAATGATAAAAGAAAAACTGCTGATAAAGATCCATCACAAAAAAGAAAAGGGAAATTTGAAAATCAGGAAAAGAAAATATCCAAGTTACGCCAAAAAAAGCAAAAACAGGAGCAGAAACTAAAAAATAAGGGGATTGACGGAAAAGCACAAAGTGCTAAAAGTGCTGTAATAGCAACGGGGATGGTAAATCGGTATTTAGAAAGCGGAAAAGAGGATAATGCAGGAGTTGATGCTGCATATAAGGTTAGCGATCAAGTCGAAAATATTTCAAGGAAAATCTATCATCATGGAAAAAAGAAAAACTTAAGAAGGCAAAAAAAGATAACAAAATTAGGCAAAAACATTGAAAATCAAGAAAAGAAACTCTTTTTTCAAAAGAATATGGAAGAGATGAAAAAAAGTGCGGATTACCAAAATACCTCAAGGCTCAGACAATTTTTTAAAAGAAGGCAGTATAAAAAGCAGATTCAAAAGAAGTATAAAGACAGTGTAAAAAACAGAATAAAAAAGTCCTTGATAGAGTCAAGCAAACACTTTGGCGAATTTGTAAAATCAAGAGGCAAAAAAGCAGTATTCCTATTACTTTTAGCGGTAGGAATATTTTTTATGCTCTTTCAGGCGGGAAGTATGATGATGAATATGGGAACGGGGATGGTAGGAAATACCGTAGGGACAACCTACTTATCATCAGAAGATGTACTCAAAGAAACCAATCAGGAGTTTTCATCTTTAGAACAGGCTTTGCAAGAAGAAATGGACAGTGTGGAGGAAAATCATCCTGGTTATGATGAATATATTGTAAAAGGCAAAGAGAAAATCGGTCATGATGTCCATGAACTCTTGTCTTATATCACAGCCCGTTATGGAATTGTAAAGAATATCTCTGAGGTGGAAAGTGAACTTCAAAGTCTGTTTCAAAATATGTATACCTTAACCTATAAGGAAGAGATTGAAATCAGATATAAAACCGTAACATCCAGTTATACGGATGCTGACGGCAATGAACATACGGAAAGTCATGAAGAGCCGTATGAGTATAAGAAACTCATTGTAACCTTAGAAAAAAGAGAGATGGATTCTATTATCAGAGAGGTATTTCAGTCTTATCCTGACAATTTATCCCATTATGAAATTTTACTTGCAAGCAAAGGAAATATGGAGCTGATCTTTGGAAATGGTAGTGGTGATTTTTCCGAGATTATAAACAATCCCGATTTTTCCAATCCGGGACTTGAATTTAATGAGGAAAGTGTAAAGAGAATTGTTCATGAGGCGGAAAAACATATTGGAAAAAGATATGTTTTCGGGGCAAATGGACCGAATAACTTTGACTGTTCTTCTTTTGTCTGCTGGACCTATACCCATTCGGGGATAAAGAATATGCCAAGAACGACAGCTTGGGGCATATATAAAAATTACTGTAATCCCGTTTCACCAAGCGAAGCAAAGGCGGGAGATATTATCTTTTTTAAAGGAACATATAATTCAGGCTCGCCAATAAGCCATGTCGGTATCTATGTAGGTGGTGGATATATGATTCATGCCGGAGATCCGATTCAGTATGCAAGGATAGATACACCGTATTGGAGAGATCATTTTTACGGCTTTGGCAGACCCAAATAG
- a CDS encoding DNA-methyltransferase yields MKNKGEHTSFLDSYINTILCGDALETLRKFPDEIINTCITSPPYYGLRDYHKKEQIGREKTVEEYLDRLVAVFREVRRVLKSGGTCFIVIGDSYAGSGGGKGQYMDPKYPKKRNGQNPSITQKVLGYKAKDLMGIPWRLALLLREDGWYLRSDIIWHKENAMPEACRDRPTRSYEHVFLLSKSPRYYYDYEQMAEPMKEVSKKRYVRGRSEDNKYLKEDAGISVQKINKARKYGQYKGDNIPQFRNKRDIWTINTVSFRGNHYAVFPPKLAEICMIAGCPKDGIILDPFIGSGTVGFVALMQDRKYIGIELNEEYCKLARKRISEEVEKIDKEKEYEVCKE; encoded by the coding sequence ATGAAGAATAAAGGAGAACATACAAGTTTTTTAGATAGCTATATCAATACGATTCTTTGTGGGGATGCACTTGAAACTTTAAGAAAATTTCCGGATGAAATCATAAACACTTGTATTACTTCTCCTCCGTATTATGGACTGAGAGATTATCATAAAAAAGAGCAAATCGGAAGAGAGAAGACGGTAGAAGAGTATCTTGACAGATTGGTAGCGGTATTTCGTGAAGTGAGAAGAGTATTAAAATCGGGCGGGACTTGCTTTATTGTGATTGGCGATTCCTATGCCGGTTCGGGAGGTGGAAAGGGACAGTATATGGATCCTAAATATCCAAAGAAAAGAAATGGACAAAATCCCTCGATTACACAAAAGGTGTTAGGATACAAGGCAAAGGATTTAATGGGAATTCCATGGCGATTGGCTTTACTTTTAAGAGAAGATGGATGGTATCTTCGTTCCGATATTATCTGGCATAAGGAAAATGCCATGCCGGAGGCTTGCAGGGACAGACCAACTCGTTCTTATGAACATGTGTTTTTGCTTTCCAAATCGCCAAGATATTATTACGACTATGAACAAATGGCAGAGCCGATGAAAGAAGTCAGTAAAAAAAGATATGTAAGAGGAAGAAGTGAGGATAACAAATATCTGAAGGAGGATGCAGGGATAAGTGTACAAAAAATAAATAAGGCGAGAAAATATGGGCAGTACAAGGGAGATAATATTCCGCAGTTTCGTAATAAAAGGGATATTTGGACCATTAATACTGTATCTTTCCGTGGAAACCACTATGCAGTCTTTCCACCGAAGTTAGCTGAAATCTGTATGATTGCAGGTTGCCCGAAAGACGGGATAATCCTTGATCCTTTTATTGGAAGTGGAACTGTCGGATTTGTAGCACTTATGCAAGATAGAAAATATATCGGAATAGAATTAAATGAGGAGTATTGTAAGCTTGCAAGGAAAAGAATCAGTGAGGAGGTGGAAAAGATTGACAAAGAAAAAGAATATGAGGTATGCAAAGAATAG
- a CDS encoding VirB4-like conjugal transfer ATPase, CD1110 family: MNKDKRKKQEQRIKKEELELRKNKKELSELKKSGKKKIKSKTNGKSSRKNGWFPFFMKEEKKETVQDTIPYKRMLKDGICQIEKNKFNKTIRFLDINYRLMEEADQESIFSEFSSFLNFFNSSVEVEFSYINSIGENEEISKLIDIKENMDDFNEIRNEYRQMLLNQSSKGNNGLSKSMYLTFTIEAEDLKQAKSRLERMEMDVLNNFKQMGVKAYVLDGEERLKVIHDILNPNDKLVFSFEDLKYSGLTTKEYIVPPSFNFSKPTYFKSGEVFAEVNFLQLLASDIKDEMLSEFLALEENMVVTFHIKAIDQMEAIKNVKRKITDLDKMKLEENKKAIRAGYDIDILPSDLVTYGTEAKNLLSELQNHDEKMFLVTILFMNMSKSKGKLDNTVFTLKSIANRHNCSLKNLNYRQEQGLVASLPLGINEVEIERGLTTSAAAIFIPFTTEELFIKGESLYYGLNALSRNIIMADRKKLKNPNGLILGTPGSGKSFAAKREITNAFLITDDDIIIADPEAEYAPLVGALKGQVIKISPISKDYVNPLDINIDYADEDNPLSLKSDFILSLFELVVGEKKLSAEEISVIDRCLPILYKAYFENPVSENMPILEDLYNLLQKQEETVGKKLAVEMEIYVKGSLNVFNHRTNVDTNNRVVCYDIKELGKQLKKIGMLVVQDQVWNRVTINRASKKATRYYVDEFHLLLKEPQTANYSIEIWKRFRKWGGMPTGLTQNIKDLLASPEIENIFDNTDFILMLNQAGTDRDILAKKLNISKHQLSYVTNSGEGEGLLFYGNTIVPFIDQFPKNTKLYSLITTKLSETGKNEK, from the coding sequence TTGAACAAAGACAAAAGAAAAAAACAGGAACAACGAATTAAAAAAGAAGAGTTGGAACTTAGGAAAAATAAAAAAGAGTTATCGGAACTTAAAAAATCAGGAAAGAAAAAAATAAAGTCTAAAACAAATGGGAAATCATCAAGGAAAAACGGGTGGTTTCCTTTTTTTATGAAAGAGGAGAAAAAGGAAACCGTACAAGATACCATTCCCTATAAGCGAATGTTAAAGGACGGAATTTGTCAGATTGAAAAGAACAAATTTAATAAAACCATTCGATTTTTGGATATCAACTATCGCTTAATGGAAGAAGCAGATCAAGAAAGTATTTTCTCGGAATTTTCTTCTTTTCTAAATTTCTTTAATTCCTCTGTGGAAGTGGAGTTCAGTTATATCAACAGTATCGGTGAAAATGAGGAAATAAGTAAACTGATTGATATTAAAGAAAATATGGATGACTTTAATGAAATTAGAAATGAATACAGACAAATGCTCTTAAACCAAAGCTCTAAAGGAAATAACGGACTATCCAAGAGTATGTATCTTACCTTTACCATAGAGGCGGAGGACTTAAAGCAGGCAAAGAGCAGACTTGAGAGAATGGAAATGGATGTGTTAAACAACTTTAAACAGATGGGAGTAAAAGCCTATGTACTTGATGGTGAGGAGCGTTTAAAAGTTATTCACGATATTTTAAATCCAAACGATAAACTTGTTTTTTCCTTTGAAGATTTAAAATACAGTGGACTGACGACGAAAGAATATATTGTTCCTCCGTCTTTTAATTTTTCCAAACCGACCTATTTTAAATCCGGAGAAGTCTTTGCTGAAGTGAATTTCTTACAGCTTTTAGCATCGGATATTAAAGATGAAATGCTGTCGGAGTTTTTGGCGTTGGAAGAAAATATGGTTGTTACCTTTCATATCAAAGCCATTGATCAGATGGAAGCGATTAAGAATGTAAAAAGAAAAATAACGGATTTAGACAAGATGAAGCTTGAGGAAAATAAGAAAGCCATACGTGCAGGCTATGATATCGACATCTTGCCGAGCGACCTTGTAACTTATGGGACAGAAGCAAAGAACCTGCTATCAGAACTACAAAATCATGATGAAAAGATGTTTTTGGTAACCATTCTTTTTATGAATATGAGTAAAAGTAAGGGAAAACTGGACAATACGGTATTTACCTTAAAATCTATTGCAAACAGACATAATTGCAGTTTAAAAAACCTAAATTACAGACAGGAACAGGGACTTGTTGCAAGTTTGCCGCTTGGAATCAATGAAGTGGAGATAGAGCGTGGACTTACCACCAGTGCAGCCGCTATCTTTATACCATTTACAACGGAAGAACTCTTTATCAAAGGAGAGAGCTTATATTATGGTTTGAATGCACTAAGCAGAAATATTATTATGGCAGACCGTAAAAAGTTAAAAAATCCAAATGGGTTAATCTTAGGTACACCGGGTTCCGGTAAATCCTTTGCAGCGAAGAGGGAGATTACCAATGCATTTTTGATTACCGATGATGATATTATCATAGCAGATCCGGAAGCCGAGTATGCACCACTGGTAGGAGCTCTAAAAGGACAGGTGATTAAAATATCGCCCATTTCAAAAGACTATGTAAATCCACTGGATATTAACATCGATTATGCCGATGAAGATAATCCGTTATCCTTAAAATCCGACTTCATACTATCCCTGTTTGAACTGGTGGTTGGAGAAAAGAAATTAAGTGCAGAGGAAATCTCCGTTATTGACCGTTGTTTACCGATTTTATACAAAGCCTACTTTGAAAATCCTGTGTCGGAAAATATGCCAATACTTGAGGATTTATATAACCTACTTCAAAAACAGGAAGAAACGGTAGGAAAGAAACTTGCAGTAGAAATGGAAATTTATGTAAAAGGAAGTCTGAATGTCTTCAATCATCGTACCAATGTCGATACGAACAACCGAGTTGTTTGCTATGACATTAAGGAACTTGGAAAACAGCTTAAAAAAATTGGTATGCTCGTGGTGCAAGATCAGGTGTGGAACAGAGTAACGATTAACAGAGCAAGTAAAAAAGCGACAAGATATTATGTCGATGAATTTCATTTGCTCTTAAAAGAACCGCAAACTGCCAATTATTCCATTGAAATTTGGAAGAGATTTCGTAAATGGGGAGGTATGCCGACAGGACTTACTCAAAATATCAAGGACCTGCTTGCAAGTCCTGAAATTGAAAATATCTTTGACAATACCGACTTCATTTTAATGCTTAACCAAGCGGGAACGGATCGAGATATATTGGCTAAGAAACTGAATATCTCCAAGCACCAACTTTCCTATGTAACCAACTCAGGGGAAGGAGAGGGACTACTCTTTTATGGAAATACGATTGTTCCTTTTATAGACCAGTTTCCGAAAAATACAAAACTCTATTCTTTAATAACAACCAAATTGAGTGAAACAGGAAAAAATGAAAAATAG
- a CDS encoding PrgI family protein, giving the protein MAYVKVPKDLTKVKTKVALNMTKRQLIGFSIAGLIGFPVYMLCKNYLSTDISMIVMSIAVLPVLFATLYEKDNLPFEKHLAYILKFHNSKKIRIYKAKSIYHTEKTKKQDAGSKNKANGRRKKIEQRQKKKTGTTN; this is encoded by the coding sequence ATGGCATATGTAAAAGTACCAAAGGATTTGACGAAAGTAAAAACCAAGGTAGCCCTGAATATGACAAAAAGGCAGCTGATTGGATTTAGCATAGCGGGGCTTATCGGTTTTCCTGTATATATGCTTTGTAAAAATTATCTGAGTACGGATATTTCTATGATTGTAATGAGTATAGCAGTCTTACCTGTTCTTTTTGCAACGCTTTATGAAAAGGACAATTTACCCTTTGAAAAACATTTGGCATATATCTTGAAGTTTCATAACAGTAAAAAGATCAGGATATACAAAGCAAAAAGCATTTATCATACGGAGAAAACAAAAAAGCAGGATGCAGGAAGTAAAAATAAGGCAAACGGAAGGAGGAAAAAAATTGAACAAAGACAAAAGAAAAAAACAGGAACAACGAATTAA